Proteins co-encoded in one Ancylomarina subtilis genomic window:
- a CDS encoding response regulator transcription factor, translating into MDTAIKILLVEDEANFGAVMKSYLELSNFEVQHCKNGLEAYHYFVKNDCDLCILDVMMPEMDGFTLAKKIKDLDPNIPLIFLTAKTLKEDIIQGYKIGADDYITKPFDSELLIYKIKAILNRNLNEENENNKDEFILGAYRFVPRLRTLHIADTEIKLSPKEAELLKLLCESKDEILPRSKALKLIWGDDNFYTTRSMDVYITKLRKYLKTDSNIKIENIHGSGFRLLQLD; encoded by the coding sequence ATGGATACAGCTATAAAAATATTACTTGTTGAGGATGAGGCCAACTTTGGGGCTGTGATGAAAAGTTATCTTGAGCTTTCGAATTTTGAGGTGCAGCATTGCAAAAACGGACTTGAAGCCTATCATTACTTTGTGAAAAATGATTGCGACCTGTGCATTTTAGATGTGATGATGCCCGAAATGGACGGTTTTACCCTGGCTAAAAAAATAAAAGATCTCGATCCTAACATCCCCCTTATTTTCCTGACGGCCAAAACCCTGAAAGAGGATATCATTCAAGGTTATAAAATTGGAGCTGACGATTATATTACCAAGCCATTCGATTCTGAACTGCTCATTTACAAGATTAAAGCCATTCTCAATCGGAATTTAAATGAGGAGAATGAAAATAACAAAGATGAGTTTATCCTTGGCGCATACCGGTTTGTTCCGCGCTTGAGAACACTCCATATTGCCGATACTGAAATCAAACTATCCCCTAAAGAAGCTGAACTTCTGAAACTCCTCTGTGAGAGTAAAGATGAAATTCTCCCCCGATCAAAGGCCCTTAAATTAATTTGGGGCGACGATAATTTTTACACAACCCGAAGTATGGATGTTTATATCACCAAACTCCGAAAATATCTTAAAACCGATTCCAATATTAAGATTGAGAATATTCACGGCAGTGGTTTTAGGTTGCTGCAATTGGATTAG
- the pstS gene encoding phosphate ABC transporter substrate-binding protein PstS — protein sequence MKKIQLLLVAIISISLITSCGNSGKKQNNEKKTKALTGAGATFPQPFYNTIFKTYTKSKGLLVTYGGIGSGGGIRSLKDKIVDFGATDAFLSDKKLSEMPGNVLHIPSCLGAVVAAYNIPGKPELKFTPELMEGIFMGKITNWNDAKIAQVNPGANLPDLAITVVYRSDGSGTTFIFSDYMSKVSSEWKEKIGAGKALQWPVGIAAKGNPGVAGTISATEGAIGYIGSEYAFAQSIPVASIQNQAGNFIKPSVESVSAAAAGDIPDDTRVTLTNTTAEQGYPISSFTWLILYKEQAYNGRSKDQAMQTKQLLKWVIGQEAQIQTSKVHYAPLPEKAVLKANKILDLMTYNGRGL from the coding sequence ATGAAAAAGATTCAACTACTACTAGTGGCTATTATCTCGATTTCGTTGATCACATCTTGTGGAAATTCAGGTAAGAAACAGAATAATGAAAAAAAGACGAAGGCTTTAACCGGAGCAGGGGCAACCTTTCCACAGCCTTTTTATAATACCATATTTAAAACCTACACAAAGTCGAAAGGCCTTTTGGTAACCTACGGCGGTATTGGTTCAGGTGGCGGTATTCGCAGTTTGAAAGATAAAATTGTCGATTTTGGAGCAACGGATGCTTTCTTATCGGATAAAAAACTTTCTGAAATGCCTGGCAATGTTCTGCATATCCCTTCATGTTTGGGAGCAGTTGTTGCGGCTTACAACATCCCTGGAAAACCTGAATTAAAATTCACTCCTGAATTGATGGAAGGTATTTTTATGGGAAAAATCACCAATTGGAATGATGCTAAAATTGCACAAGTCAATCCTGGCGCTAATCTTCCTGACCTGGCAATTACAGTGGTATACCGTTCAGACGGAAGTGGAACAACTTTCATCTTTAGTGATTACATGAGCAAAGTAAGCTCAGAGTGGAAAGAAAAAATTGGGGCAGGCAAAGCACTTCAGTGGCCCGTTGGTATTGCAGCCAAAGGAAATCCTGGTGTGGCCGGAACAATCAGTGCAACTGAAGGAGCTATCGGGTATATCGGATCAGAATATGCTTTTGCACAAAGTATTCCTGTAGCTAGTATTCAAAATCAGGCTGGCAATTTCATTAAGCCTTCTGTAGAATCGGTAAGTGCAGCTGCAGCTGGCGACATTCCTGATGATACACGAGTAACATTAACCAACACAACTGCTGAACAAGGTTACCCTATTTCAAGTTTCACATGGTTGATCTTATACAAAGAACAGGCTTACAACGGACGAAGCAAAGACCAGGCGATGCAAACCAAACAGCTTTTGAAATGGGTGATTGGACAGGAAGCACAAATTCAAACAAGCAAAGTACACTATGCCCCACTTCCTGAAAAAGCGGTATTAAAAGCCAATAAAATTTTAGATCTGATGACCTATAACGGTCGCGGATTATAA
- the pstC gene encoding phosphate ABC transporter permease subunit PstC — translation MKSEKLFQYFLKSGGILILMMAIGIVATLVMGSIPTFKEFGFKFIFSSDWNPTEGRESYGALPFIIGTIATSVLALIMTFPFAFSIALFLGEYFKEGRMASILKSMIDLLAGIPSVVYGLWGFYTIKPWIVELGLNAQGFGIFTSSLVLAIMIIPYASSLSAEVINMVPANLKEAAYSLGATRFEVVKNVIIPNAGSGIFAGYILAFGRAIGETMAVTMLIGNSNRIPSNLFDLGNTMASLIANQFGEAEGLKYTSLVAMGLLLFIITGILNLAGKMIMKKFTA, via the coding sequence ATGAAAAGTGAAAAACTATTTCAATATTTTTTAAAATCGGGAGGTATTTTAATTCTAATGATGGCTATCGGAATAGTAGCCACCTTAGTTATGGGTTCAATCCCTACTTTCAAAGAATTTGGCTTCAAATTTATTTTCTCTTCGGACTGGAACCCCACAGAAGGACGTGAAAGTTACGGAGCTCTTCCCTTTATTATTGGAACAATCGCCACATCGGTATTGGCCTTAATCATGACATTTCCTTTTGCCTTTTCAATCGCCTTATTCCTTGGTGAATATTTTAAAGAAGGTCGAATGGCTTCCATCTTAAAATCGATGATTGACCTGCTTGCAGGCATTCCATCGGTTGTATATGGGTTGTGGGGCTTTTACACCATCAAGCCCTGGATTGTTGAACTGGGTTTGAATGCACAAGGCTTCGGTATTTTCACATCGTCGCTGGTATTGGCTATCATGATTATTCCATATGCTTCGTCGCTGAGTGCTGAGGTGATCAATATGGTTCCAGCAAATTTAAAAGAAGCGGCTTACTCCCTGGGAGCAACACGTTTCGAAGTTGTGAAAAATGTGATTATCCCCAATGCCGGATCAGGAATTTTTGCCGGATACATTCTGGCCTTTGGGCGAGCTATTGGAGAAACAATGGCCGTAACCATGCTGATTGGAAACTCCAATCGAATTCCAAGCAATCTGTTCGACCTGGGAAACACCATGGCCAGTTTAATCGCGAACCAGTTTGGCGAAGCTGAGGGTCTGAAATACACCTCACTTGTCGCAATGGGACTCTTACTCTTTATTATTACAGGTATCCTTAATCTGGCAGGCAAGATGATTATGAAAAAATTTACAGCTTAG